DNA from Stenotrophomonas acidaminiphila:
CAGCGCGCTGTACAGCGCCAGGCGGATGCCGAGGTCGGGCCTGGCCACGCTGAACCAGGCGATCGCCAGCAGGTAGCCTGCGCCCAGCACCAGGGCCGGGCGCACCGGCGCGCGGCGGCCGACATGCAGGGCCACGCCGAACAGCATCAGCATGCTGCCCAGCACCGCGAATCCGTTGCGCGCCAGGATGCCCACCGCCACCGGCAGCGGCAGCTGCACGCTGACCAGCACCGTGCTGGCCGCGCCCGCCCACATGCTTGCGGCCCACAGCCGGGGCACGGTCTGGCGGCGCAGGACCAGCAGGATCAGCGAAAAACCGGCGGCCAGGCCGATGTTCAGCAGCAGGCCGATGGCGGCGATGGTGGGAAAGTCCAGCGTGGTCATGCCCGGTGTCCTTGCGTCGAGCGGCACCGCCGAGGGTGGAGCAGCCTGCCGGATCATCGCGCCGCGTGGCGCGCGGACACAAGCCTACTTGCTGCTGACGTATTTCTCGCGGCGCAGTTGCGGCAGCGGCAGGCCGGCCGCGCGGAGCGCCTCGAAACAGGCATCGACCATGACCGGGTTACCGCACAGGTAGGCGATGTCGCGGGCCGGGTCCGGAGCGATTTCGGCCAGCTGCTGCTGCACGTAGCCGCTGCGCACGTCCGGGTGCGGATCGGCCGGCAGCTCGCGCGACAGGCACGGCATGTAGCGGAAGCCCGGGTGGGCATCGGCGAAGGCGCGGAAATCATCGGCGTACAGCAGTTCGGCCGGGGTACGCGCGCCCTGCAGCAGCACCACCTCCACCCCGCGCCCGGCCATCGCCCTGGCCAGCAGCGGCAGCATCGAGCGGTACGGGGTGACGCCGGTGCCGGTGGCGATCAGCAGGTAACGGCCGTTGTGGTCGCCCGGCTGCAGGCAGAAGCGCCCGAACGGGCCGCTGGCGGTGATGCACTGGCCGGTCTCCAGGCCCTCGAACAGGGCGGTGGCGGCACCGCCGGGCACGAAGCTGACCGCGATGTCCACCGCGTCGCCCGGGCCGAGCGCGTGGTCGTGGAGGGTCGCCAGCGAGTAGCTGCGCTTGGTGGCGGTGCCGTCGGCGTAGTGGAAGTGCACCTGGATGAACTGCCCGGGCTGGAAATCCAGCGGCTGGCCGTCGTCGCGGACGAACTGGTAATGACCGACGGTGGGCGCCAGCATGCGGCGACCGACCAGCTTGAGGGGGAATTGGACAGGCACGAACGGGAAACAGTGTGTAGCCGGGCTGGTGCCGCGGGGCCTCCTATAATAGCCCCTCGCACTCATCCGGCGCCGTCACCCCGGCGCGAAGGCCCGAGCTTGGACTCCCGAATCCCTCCCGTCGCGCCGGCACTGCGCGTCCATGATCTCCGCAAGACCTACGACAACGGCGTGGAGGCGCTCAAGGGCGTCTCGCTGGAGGTCGCCCCGGGCGATTTCTTCGCCCTGCTCGGCCCCAACGGCGCCGGCAAGTCCACCCTGATCGGCATCGTCTCGTCGCTGGTGAACCTGAGCGCGGGCAGCGTGCAGGTGTTCGGCACCGACCTGGTGGCCGAACGCAGCGCGACCATGCGCCTGATCGGGCTGGTGCCGCAGGAGATCAACTTCAACCTGTTCGAAAAGCCCTTCGACATCCTGGTCAACTACGCCGGGTTCTACGGCATCCCGCGCGCCGAGGCCGAGGCCCGCGCCGAGCAGGAGCTCAAGCGCGCGCACCTGTGGAACAAGGCGCAGATGATGAGCCGCACGCTGTCCGGCGGCATGAAGCGGCGGTTGATGATCGCCCGCGCGATGATGACCCGCCCGCGGCTGCTGATCCTGGACGAGCCCACCGCCGGGGTGGACATCGAGATCCGCCGCGACATGTGGAAGACGCTGCAGGAGATCAACGCCGCCGGCACCACCATCATCCTCACCACGCACTACCTGGAAGAGGCCGAGCAGCTGTGCCGCAACCTGGCCATCATCAACCACGGCCGGATCGTCGAGCAGGGGCCGATGCGCGCGCTGCTGGCCAAGCTGGACGTGGAAGGGTTCGTGCTGGACATCGACGGCGAGCTGCCGGCGCAGCTGCCGCACATCGAAGGCGCGCAGCTGGCCGCGGTCGACGCGCACACCCTGGACCTGGACATGCCGCGGGCGATGGACCTGAACCGCGTGTTCGACGCGCTGGGCGCCGCCGGCATCCGCGTGCGCTCGATGCGCACCAAGAGCAACCGCCTGGAGGAGCTGTTCGTGCGCCTCACCGGCAACCTGGAGAACACCGCCGCATGAGCACGCCCGCTCCCCTGACCGACAGCGCCCGCAACCGGGTGGCGCTGGGCACCATCGTCCGCCGCGAGGTCAACCGCATCCTGCGCATCTGGGGCCAGACCCTGGTGCCGCCGGCCATCACCATGACCCTGTACTTCCTGATCTTCGGCGGCCTGATCGGCTCGAAGATCGGCGACATGGGCGGCTACAGCTACATGCAGTTCATCGTGCCCGGGCTGGTGATGATGAGCGTGATCCAGAACAGCTACGGCAACATCAGCTCCTCGTTCTTCGGCGCCAAGTTCGGCCGCCACGTCGAGGAACTGCTGGTCAGCCCGATGCCGAACTGGGTGATCCTGTGGGGCTACGTCGCCGGTGCGGTGCTGCGCGGGCTGATGGTCGGCGCCATCGTGCTGATGATCGCGCTGTTCTTTACCCGGGTGCACGTGCCGCATCCGCTGGTGACGCTGAGCACGGTGCTGCTGGGGTCGACGATCTTCTCGCTGGCCGGCTTCATCAACGCGGTGTACGCCAAGAAGTTCGACGACGTGGCCATCGTGCCGACCTTCATCCTGACCCCGCTGACCTACCTGGGCGGCGTGTTCTACTCGGTCACGCTGCTGCCGGGCTGGGCACAGGCGCTGACCAAGGCCAACCCGATCTTCTACATGGTCAACGCGTTCCGCTATGGCCTGCTGGGCACCAGCGACGTGCCGCTGTGGGTGTCCTACGCGCTGATGCTCGGCTTCGTCGCCGCGCTGACCGCGCTGTCGCTGTGGCTGCTGCGGCGCGGCGTCGGCCTGCGCAGCTGAGCGCGGCCGGTTTTTTTCCCTGATCCCGATGGAGCCGGCAACATGCGCATCCTGATCCTTGGCGCCGGCGGTACCGGCGGCTATTTCGGCGGCCGCCTGGCGCAGGCCGGCGGCGACGTGACCTTCCTGGTGCGGCCGGCGCGCGCGGCGCAGCTGCAGCGCGACGGGCTGGTGATCCGCAGCCCGCTCGGCGACGCCGCGTTCGCGGTGGCGCATGTCACCGCCGACGCGCTGCCGGCCGTGGCCGCGGCGCGGCCGTTCGACCTGGTGGTGCTCAGCTGCAAGGCCTACGACCTGGACAGCTCGATCGAGGCCATTGCACCGGCGATGGGCGCGGACACCACGCTGCTGCCGATCCTCAACGGCCTGCGCCACTACCCCGCGCTGGACGCCCGCTTCGGCCGCGCGGCGGTGCTCGGCGGGCTGTGCTTCATCAGTGCCACCAAGGCCGCGGACGGCGCCATCGTGCACCTGGACCGGCCGGCGCGGCTGACCTTCGGCGAGCGCGACGGCACCGGTGCAAGCGCACGCGTCGCCGCCCTGGCGGGCGCATGCCAGT
Protein-coding regions in this window:
- a CDS encoding ferredoxin--NADP(+) reductase translates to MPVQFPLKLVGRRMLAPTVGHYQFVRDDGQPLDFQPGQFIQVHFHYADGTATKRSYSLATLHDHALGPGDAVDIAVSFVPGGAATALFEGLETGQCITASGPFGRFCLQPGDHNGRYLLIATGTGVTPYRSMLPLLARAMAGRGVEVVLLQGARTPAELLYADDFRAFADAHPGFRYMPCLSRELPADPHPDVRSGYVQQQLAEIAPDPARDIAYLCGNPVMVDACFEALRAAGLPLPQLRREKYVSSK
- a CDS encoding ABC transporter produces the protein MDSRIPPVAPALRVHDLRKTYDNGVEALKGVSLEVAPGDFFALLGPNGAGKSTLIGIVSSLVNLSAGSVQVFGTDLVAERSATMRLIGLVPQEINFNLFEKPFDILVNYAGFYGIPRAEAEARAEQELKRAHLWNKAQMMSRTLSGGMKRRLMIARAMMTRPRLLILDEPTAGVDIEIRRDMWKTLQEINAAGTTIILTTHYLEEAEQLCRNLAIINHGRIVEQGPMRALLAKLDVEGFVLDIDGELPAQLPHIEGAQLAAVDAHTLDLDMPRAMDLNRVFDALGAAGIRVRSMRTKSNRLEELFVRLTGNLENTAA
- a CDS encoding ABC transporter permease; translation: MSTPAPLTDSARNRVALGTIVRREVNRILRIWGQTLVPPAITMTLYFLIFGGLIGSKIGDMGGYSYMQFIVPGLVMMSVIQNSYGNISSSFFGAKFGRHVEELLVSPMPNWVILWGYVAGAVLRGLMVGAIVLMIALFFTRVHVPHPLVTLSTVLLGSTIFSLAGFINAVYAKKFDDVAIVPTFILTPLTYLGGVFYSVTLLPGWAQALTKANPIFYMVNAFRYGLLGTSDVPLWVSYALMLGFVAALTALSLWLLRRGVGLRS
- a CDS encoding 2-dehydropantoate 2-reductase, whose amino-acid sequence is MRILILGAGGTGGYFGGRLAQAGGDVTFLVRPARAAQLQRDGLVIRSPLGDAAFAVAHVTADALPAVAAARPFDLVVLSCKAYDLDSSIEAIAPAMGADTTLLPILNGLRHYPALDARFGRAAVLGGLCFISATKAADGAIVHLDRPARLTFGERDGTGASARVAALAGACQSAGIDHLATDDITGEQWIKFTFLAALAAATCAMRADVGHIVATDHGVAFMQALYGECLAAAAHAGQPIPAKAQEIALSALTRAGSPIKASMLRDLETGQPVEAAHIVGDMLDRALAAAHPAPHLRAAYCHLQAYEAQRHA